Below is a window of Hemiscyllium ocellatum isolate sHemOce1 chromosome 8, sHemOce1.pat.X.cur, whole genome shotgun sequence DNA.
GCAGCGGCCAGGACAGCATGAGCAGGCCGGCCGCCCAGAAGGCGTACGGTGAGATGTACCAGGGTGGGCGGTCGGGGTCGACGTACACCATCATGGAGTCCTTGAAGTCGACGTTCCTGAGCTGCATGCCCTCGCGGGCCTCCATGTAGTCGTCGAGGCCCTCGATCTCGCTGAAGAAGCTCGCCCTCTGGTTCAGGTAGCTGTTCTCCGACTCGGTGTTGGCGAAGCTGAAGCACTTGGTGAACCGCAGGCGGGTGGCCGGGTGCCGCTCGAGGCCCAGCAGCTGCTTGGAGACGTCGCGCACGCCGCAGCGCGCGTACTCGAACTCCGCCTCGGCCACGTGCGTGTTGACCCGCTCGTGGTACACCTGCGTGCTGGTGTAGGCGTCGCCGTGGCGGTAGCGCGTGACCTGGCGCGTGCGCCGCACCAGGTGGTAGCTGACCGCCTTCCACCAGATGCAGGGCGCCGCGCGGCGCATGCGGCCGATCCGCTCGTAGACGCTGTCGACGTCCGCCTTGTGCTGCAGCTCACTGCGGGCGCGGCAGTGCCAGCACTCCACCAGGTACACGGCGTACAGcatggccaggaaggccagcgGGATGTAGACGTAGCCGTCGGAGCACGGGCTGTCGTGGTAGATCATGGACTTGCCCTTCAGGGAGCTGTCGAAGCGCAGCTTGGTCACCCGGGTGAGCTGACACCAGGCCACGGCCCCCAGGCAGCCGtacatcaggagggagaggatcaGGCACTTCCAGTGTGACTCCCGGCAAACCGAGGTGCTCAGTGACTGCTTCGCCGGCCTCTGCTGCTCGTCCGTCCGCCCGCCCGTCCGTCCGTCCCCGGCGGCAGCGGGAagggaaacaaaacaaaagaaaacgcGGCGTTATTAGTGTCGACGGCAGCCGTAAGAGTCTAAGCTCATATTGCAAGGAAAAGCAGAATGAGAAATTTGAGCGAAATAATAAGATCCccgaaggccattcagcccatcgagtgcacaccgaccctcttaAGAACATCCCACCCCCACAGCCTAAATTCCAACTCTGTTCAGCCCTTACAGGATATATCCTGCTGTGAGCTCCACTTCATTTAACATCCCCAGGTGCAGACCATATGAAAAACTTCATCTATTGCTCTTTCCCATCTAAATTGGGAATTACAGAGCTGTTACCATTCAAGGGAAGCTGTTCATCGCATCTTGTTTGCAGAAGCTCTGGGTGAATTTTGATTGCTGACCTATCACATCAATACACTGGCCTCTCTGCTCCTGTACACCCTTTGGAATAATTTATTTCAGTTTATGGTCTCTTTATGTTCTTCAAGCCAAACTGTATTCCCATTTTTCCACAGTTAACTTCACTGTCACCTTTCTGCCCATTCT
It encodes the following:
- the LOC132818163 gene encoding transmembrane protein 151B-like, whose translation is PAAAGDGRTGGRTDEQQRPAKQSLSTSVCRESHWKCLILSLLMYGCLGAVAWCQLTRVTKLRFDSSLKGKSMIYHDSPCSDGYVYIPLAFLAMLYAVYLVECWHCRARSELQHKADVDSVYERIGRMRRAAPCIWWKAVSYHLVRRTRQVTRYRHGDAYTSTQVYHERVNTHVAEAEFEYARCGVRDVSKQLLGLERHPATRLRFTKCFSFANTESENSYLNQRASFFSEIEGLDDYMEAREGMQLRNVDFKDSMMVYVDPDRPPWYISPYAFWAAGLLMLSWPLRVLVEYQTAYVHYHVEKLFGLDYCAATPTEEGGAYSPPVPLAPARLGTVDSTELEWHIRSNRQLIPSYSEAVLMDLASLSVCNGYSACGVVRAADCDGRSSSSSIFSRNVCRSPSRFSLDTSRFSLCRLHGSWRAGLWHSRSSNVNERCRDDHCRSYSSQLAISESPPNYHDARFFPVLIVHRPCQGLEADGRRYYIRRNSCLETSL